One region of Flavobacterium sp. GSB-24 genomic DNA includes:
- a CDS encoding low molecular weight protein-tyrosine-phosphatase produces MPVKILMVCLGNICRSPLAEGILASKLPKDKFFVDSAGTGSWHVGHCPDKRSIEVAKKNGINISGQKGRQFKTSDFDEFDYIFVMDNSNFNDVNHLAKNPEHKSKVHLILNELFPDENVDVPDPYFGATNGFENVYQMLDEVTDLIAEKLIKKHA; encoded by the coding sequence ATGCCTGTAAAAATCCTAATGGTTTGTTTGGGGAATATCTGTAGATCTCCCTTAGCAGAAGGAATTTTAGCTTCTAAATTACCTAAAGATAAATTCTTTGTTGATTCAGCCGGAACAGGTTCTTGGCACGTTGGCCATTGTCCTGACAAACGCTCGATCGAGGTTGCCAAAAAAAACGGTATCAATATCAGCGGACAAAAAGGCCGACAGTTTAAAACCAGTGATTTTGATGAATTTGATTACATATTTGTAATGGACAATTCAAATTTTAATGATGTAAATCATCTTGCTAAAAATCCTGAACACAAAAGCAAAGTTCATTTGATTCTAAATGAATTATTTCCCGACGAAAATGTAGACGTTCCAGATCCATACTTCGGTGCTACAAACGGATTTGAAAATGTTTATCAAATGCTGGACGAAGTAACGGACTTGATCGCCGAAAAACTAATCAAAAAACACGCTTAA
- a CDS encoding energy transducer TonB has product MKKFLFLILFCFVQNIFSQHKEFKKSPDDLRENLKNYKEEEIIFDENHIYNTAGLEILPTFPGGRVRFNQFIGKNYKKSSKRPTLQGKVFATFVIEKNGSLSDIKILRDIGSWSGDELIRVLKLSPKWKAGKQNGKEVRTLYSIVVPVQI; this is encoded by the coding sequence ATGAAAAAGTTTTTATTTCTGATTTTATTCTGTTTTGTCCAAAATATATTTTCTCAACACAAAGAATTTAAAAAGTCTCCAGATGATTTACGAGAAAATCTAAAAAATTACAAAGAAGAAGAAATAATTTTTGATGAAAATCATATCTATAATACTGCTGGATTAGAAATTCTTCCTACTTTTCCTGGAGGCAGAGTCAGATTTAATCAATTTATAGGTAAAAATTATAAAAAGTCCAGCAAACGACCAACTCTTCAAGGAAAAGTCTTTGCAACTTTTGTAATTGAGAAAAATGGCTCACTAAGCGATATAAAGATACTGAGAGATATTGGATCTTGGTCAGGAGATGAACTCATACGTGTTCTAAAATTATCTCCTAAATGGAAAGCTGGAAAACAAAATGGAAAAGAAGTCAGAACTTTATATTCAATTGTGGTACCCGTACAAATTTAA
- the dnaA gene encoding chromosomal replication initiator protein DnaA: MTKTAQSVWENCLSFIKDNIQDQAYKTWFEPIKSVELTDNALYIQVPSKFFYEWLEEHYVKLLKVALTKELGKNAKLLYKIKMENTYGNKQPFTEQLPSSNRVPMKPQEVDAPFKNLNPELKNPFVIPGIRNLKIESQLNPNYSFDNFLEGDSNRLARSAGMAVANKPGGTSFNPLLIFGGVGLGKTHLAHAIGVEVKDKYPEKTVLYISAEIFTQQYIDSVKKNNRNDFIHFYQLIDVLIIDDVQFLSGKSGTQDVFFHIFNYLHQNGKQVILTSDKAPVDMQDIEQRLLSRFKWGLSAELHQPDYETRISILKNILYRDGVEMPEDILEYVARNIKTNVRELEGAIISLIAQSSFNKKEVTIELAKSVVEKFVKNVKREISIDYIQKIVSDYFQLDIETLQSKTRKRHVVQARQLAMFFAKKFTKASLANIGSQIGDRDHATVLHACKTVDNLVSTDKQFKKFVEDINKKLTL; the protein is encoded by the coding sequence ATGACTAAAACTGCTCAATCGGTATGGGAAAACTGTTTGTCCTTTATAAAGGATAATATTCAAGATCAAGCATACAAAACTTGGTTTGAACCAATCAAATCAGTTGAGCTAACCGATAACGCATTATACATTCAAGTTCCAAGTAAATTTTTCTACGAGTGGCTCGAAGAGCACTATGTAAAATTATTGAAAGTTGCGCTTACCAAAGAACTGGGAAAAAACGCAAAGTTACTCTATAAAATTAAAATGGAGAACACTTATGGTAACAAACAGCCGTTTACCGAGCAGCTGCCAAGTTCCAACAGAGTGCCGATGAAACCGCAAGAGGTTGATGCTCCGTTTAAAAACTTAAATCCTGAACTAAAAAATCCATTTGTAATTCCTGGAATTAGAAATTTAAAAATTGAGTCTCAGTTAAATCCGAACTACAGCTTTGATAATTTCTTAGAAGGAGATTCTAACCGTTTGGCTCGTTCTGCAGGTATGGCTGTTGCCAACAAACCTGGAGGAACTTCATTTAATCCGTTATTGATATTTGGAGGAGTTGGTTTAGGAAAAACACACTTAGCACATGCTATAGGTGTAGAAGTAAAAGATAAATATCCTGAAAAAACAGTTTTATATATTTCTGCTGAGATTTTTACACAGCAGTATATTGATTCGGTAAAAAAGAATAATCGTAATGATTTCATTCACTTTTACCAATTAATAGATGTTTTAATTATTGATGATGTTCAGTTCTTATCTGGAAAATCAGGTACGCAAGACGTGTTTTTCCATATTTTCAACTATTTACATCAAAATGGAAAACAAGTAATTTTAACTTCAGATAAAGCTCCTGTTGATATGCAGGATATTGAACAAAGATTATTGTCTCGTTTCAAATGGGGATTGTCTGCAGAATTGCATCAGCCTGATTACGAAACCCGTATCTCGATCTTAAAGAACATTTTATATCGTGATGGTGTTGAAATGCCAGAAGATATTTTAGAATATGTGGCTCGAAACATTAAAACAAATGTTCGAGAACTAGAAGGCGCCATTATTTCGTTAATTGCTCAATCTTCTTTCAACAAAAAAGAAGTTACAATCGAATTAGCGAAAAGCGTTGTAGAGAAATTTGTTAAAAACGTAAAAAGAGAAATCTCAATCGATTATATCCAAAAAATCGTTTCAGATTATTTCCAGTTAGATATTGAAACACTTCAATCGAAAACTCGAAAGAGGCATGTTGTGCAAGCAAGACAATTAGCAATGTTTTTTGCTAAAAAATTCACCAAAGCTTCTTTAGCCAATATCGGTTCACAAATTGGAGATCGTGATCACGCAACTGTTCTTCACGCTTGTAAAACAGTCGACAACTTAGTTTCTACAGACAAACAATTTAAAAAGTTTGTTGAAGACATCAATAAAAAACTAACGCTTTAA
- a CDS encoding SAM-dependent methyltransferase, protein MKLLGKLYLIPTTMGESDPMDVLPQTVKRSIELIDHYIVENDKTARKSIKAVYPEKKQSELVLFTLNKRTEPSEHLDFIKPLLEGKNMGLMSEAGCPGVADPGAVIVKLAHEKGIQVVPLVGPSSILLAMMASGMNGQSFTFNGYLPIDKDEKKSALRHFEKLSFDKNQSQIFIETPYRNNKLVEDILQIVSPSTHLCIATDITLPTEFIKTMKIADWKKLKVDLHNRPTIFIIHKM, encoded by the coding sequence ATGAAACTTCTAGGAAAACTATATTTAATTCCAACTACAATGGGCGAAAGCGATCCGATGGATGTTTTACCTCAAACAGTTAAAAGAAGTATCGAACTTATAGACCACTATATCGTTGAAAACGATAAAACTGCCAGAAAATCAATTAAAGCGGTTTATCCCGAAAAAAAGCAATCCGAATTGGTGCTTTTTACTCTTAATAAACGTACTGAACCAAGTGAACATTTAGACTTTATCAAACCTTTATTAGAAGGGAAAAATATGGGTTTAATGAGCGAAGCAGGATGTCCAGGTGTCGCTGATCCTGGTGCTGTGATCGTAAAACTAGCACACGAAAAAGGAATTCAAGTTGTACCTTTGGTTGGACCATCTTCTATCCTACTGGCTATGATGGCTTCTGGAATGAATGGCCAGAGTTTTACTTTCAACGGATATTTGCCAATTGACAAAGACGAGAAAAAATCGGCATTGAGACATTTTGAGAAATTATCTTTTGATAAAAACCAATCACAGATTTTTATTGAGACTCCTTACAGAAACAACAAATTGGTTGAAGATATTTTGCAGATTGTAAGTCCGTCAACACATTTATGTATCGCCACAGATATTACACTGCCAACAGAATTCATTAAAACAATGAAAATTGCCGACTGGAAAAAACTGAAAGTTGATTTACATAATAGACCAACGATTTTTATTATTCATAAAATGTAA
- a CDS encoding methionine aminotransferase, protein MSKLPNVTTSIFTVMSKMAAEYNAINLSQGFPNFPVDERLTDIVARLANENVHQYTPMAGYPPLMNKIAKLIQDSYNRTINPDLELLVTAGATQGIFTSILALVKENDEVIILDPSYDSYESPVLLCKAKPVRVALNDDYTPNWETIEKACSAKSRMMIINNPHNPTGKILTENDFVQLKNLLEKYPDIIVLSDEVYEYITFEEKHISAHTKNFLLERCVMVSSFGKSFHITGWKIGYTIAPEHLMKEIKKVHQFLVFSVNSISQFAINEYLDVVDVNLLGKFYQEKRDYFQKLLQNSRFELKPCEGTYFQVASYANISNEDDVSFCKNLIINHGVAAIPISTFYSDHKDQKLIRFCFAKDDFTLESAAKKLCEI, encoded by the coding sequence ATGAGCAAACTCCCAAACGTAACCACAAGCATTTTCACGGTAATGTCAAAAATGGCAGCCGAATACAATGCGATAAATCTTTCGCAGGGATTTCCAAATTTTCCTGTAGATGAAAGATTAACAGATATAGTTGCAAGATTAGCGAATGAAAACGTTCACCAATATACTCCAATGGCAGGTTATCCTCCGTTGATGAATAAAATTGCCAAACTAATTCAAGATTCTTATAACAGAACAATTAATCCTGATTTAGAACTTTTAGTTACAGCGGGCGCTACGCAGGGTATTTTTACTTCAATTTTAGCTTTAGTAAAAGAAAATGATGAAGTAATTATTCTCGATCCAAGTTATGATTCTTATGAATCTCCTGTTTTACTTTGCAAAGCAAAACCAGTTCGAGTTGCCTTAAACGATGATTATACGCCGAATTGGGAAACGATAGAAAAAGCTTGTTCTGCAAAAAGCAGGATGATGATTATCAATAACCCGCATAATCCGACCGGAAAAATTTTAACTGAAAATGATTTTGTTCAGCTAAAAAACCTTCTCGAAAAATATCCAGACATTATCGTTTTATCTGATGAAGTTTACGAATATATTACTTTCGAAGAAAAACATATTTCTGCTCACACCAAAAATTTCCTTTTAGAACGTTGTGTAATGGTTTCCTCTTTCGGAAAATCATTTCATATAACAGGCTGGAAAATTGGTTATACCATTGCTCCAGAACATTTAATGAAAGAAATCAAAAAAGTGCATCAGTTTTTGGTTTTCAGCGTTAATAGTATTTCTCAATTTGCCATCAACGAATATTTAGACGTTGTCGATGTCAATCTTCTTGGAAAATTCTATCAAGAAAAAAGAGATTACTTTCAAAAATTACTTCAAAACAGCCGATTTGAATTAAAGCCCTGCGAAGGAACTTATTTTCAAGTCGCTTCATATGCCAATATTTCAAACGAAGACGATGTGAGCTTTTGCAAAAATCTAATCATTAACCATGGCGTTGCAGCAATTCCGATTTCGACTTTTTACTCTGACCATAAAGATCAAAAATTAATTCGGTTTTGTTTCGCCAAAGACGACTTTACGCTTGAATCTGCTGCAAAAAAATTATGCGAAATATAA